A stretch of Lepidochelys kempii isolate rLepKem1 chromosome 14, rLepKem1.hap2, whole genome shotgun sequence DNA encodes these proteins:
- the LOC140898141 gene encoding LOW QUALITY PROTEIN: olfactory receptor 6N1-like (The sequence of the model RefSeq protein was modified relative to this genomic sequence to represent the inferred CDS: inserted 2 bases in 2 codons) codes for MHLIEKAEEDNRTVITEFILLGFGNXGFGNLLLFLVFLVIYIVTTSGNILIIALVVADQHLHTPMYFFLGNLSCLETCYTSAILPRMLASLLTGDRTISVSGCFAQLYCFDFLAATECYLLAAMSYDQYLAICKPLHYAALMNSRLCLQLAXGSWISGFLTCVIMMCFMSQLTFCGPSEIDHFFCDFSPMLKLSCSDTSMITLVSFILTSLDSPCPFLLTVTSYVCIIATILRIPSTTGRQKAFSTCSSHLIVVTVFYGTLITVYLLPKTNKQIALNKVFSVFYTVLIPLVNPLIYSLRNKEMKEALRKSHQLIYVAQMNSDGVTDL; via the exons atgcaccTCATAGAGAAAGCAGAAGAGGACAATCGAACGGTCATCACAGAATTCATCCTCCTGGGATTTGGGA TGggatttgggaatctccttcTGTTCCTGGTTTTCCTAGTGATCTACATTGTGACTACGTCTGGGAACATCCTAATCATTGCGCTAGTTGTGGctgatcagcaccttcacacccccatgtacttcttcctggggaacttgtcctgcCTGGAGACCTGCTACACCTCCGCCATCCTGCCTAGgatgctggccagtctcctgactggAGACAGAACCATTTCTGTCAGTGGCTGTTTTGCACAGTTGTATTGCTTTGATTTTTTGGCAGCTACAGAATGCTATCTCCTAGCAGCAATGTCTTATGATCAATATTTAGCAATATGCAAACCCCTGCATTATGCAGCCCTGATGAACAGCAGGTTGTGCCTCCAGCTAG GGGGGTCTTGGATAAGCGGATTCCTAACTTGTGTAATAATGATGTGTTTTATGTCACAATTAACATTCTGTGGCCCCAGTGAAATTGaccatttcttttgtgatttttctCCAATGCTAAAACTTTCCTGCAGTGACACGAGCATGATCACACTGGTTAGTTTCATACTCACCTCCCTAGACTCGCCTTGCCCATTTCTATTAACTGTGACATCCTATGTTTGTATCATTGCTACTatcctgagaatcccttccaccaccgggaggcaaaaggccttttccacctgctcctctcacctcattgTGGTTACAGTTTTCTATGGGACCCTAATAACTGTGTATCTGCTACCAAAAACCAACAAACAGATAGCCCTGAACAAAGTGTTCTCTGTCTTCTACACAGTCCTGATTCCCCTGGtcaaccccctcatctacagcctgcgAAACAAAGAGAtgaaggaggccctgaggaaaAGTCATCAGTTAATATATGTTGCTCAAATGAATTCAGATGGAGTCACTGATCTGTGA